From Catharus ustulatus isolate bCatUst1 chromosome 24, bCatUst1.pri.v2, whole genome shotgun sequence, the proteins below share one genomic window:
- the IGSF21 gene encoding immunoglobulin superfamily member 21 — translation MLAMSPLPLCLLLWHLRHLALGYLTVSIEPLPPVVVGDAVTLKCNFKTDGKMREIVWYRVTDGGTIKQKIFTFDAMFSTNFSQMENYRKREDLVYQSTVRLPEVRISDNGPYECHVGIYDRATREKVVLASGNVFLNVMAPPTSISVLAADTPAPFSRYQAQNFTLVCVVSGGKPAPLVYFKRDGEPIEATPLPEPPAGASSWAPRNLLHRDLDDTKVPKSLAADGELGMGNPFPTADPPRGLAAERDSVTETIPETVVSREFPRWVHMAEPIYYFRHTHAPVSDGTVEARATLTWTLNPQIDNEALFSCEVKHPALSMPMQSEVTLVAPKGPKITMTPTRARVGDTVRILVQGFQNEVFPEPLFTWTRVGSRLLDGSAEHDGKELVLERVPAELNGSMYRCTAQNPLGSTDTHTRLIVFENPNIPRGPEDSNGSLPRRCGFRFVLALTLTVILELT, via the exons GTTATCTGACAGTCAGCATCGAGCCCCTGCCTCCGGTGGTGGTGGGAGACGCCGTGACCCTGAAATGCAACTTCAAAACCGACGGGAAAATGCGGGAGATAGTCTGGTACCGG GTCACTGATGGCGGGACCATCAAGCAGAAGATCTTTACCTTTGATGCCATGTTTTCCACCAACTTTTCCCAGATGGAAAACTACCGGAAGCGGGAAGACCTCGTTTACCAATCCACCGTGCG CCTTCCCGAGGTCCGGATTTCGGACAATGGTCCCTACGAGTGCCATGTGGGGATCTACGACCGAGCCACACGGGAGAAGGTGGTCCTGGCCTCTGGGAATGTGTTCCTGAATGTGATGG CTCCCCCAACGTCCATCTCGGTGCTGGCCGCGGATACCCCGGCACCCTTCAGCCGCTACCAGGCGCAGAACTTCACCCTGGTGTGTGTGGTGTCCGGTGGGAAGCCTGCGCCACTG GTGTACTTCAAACGGGATGGGGAGCCCATCGAGGCCACCCCGCTGCCGGAGCCGCCGGCCGGCGCCAGCAGCTGGGCCCCCCGGAACCTCTTGCACCGCGACCTGGACGACACCAAGGTGCCAAAATCCCTGGCGGCCGATGGcgagctgggaatgggaaaccCCTTCCCCACGGCGGATCCGCCGCGGGGGCTGGCGGCCGAGCGCGATTCAGTGACAGAGACCATTCCTGAGACAGTGGTGAGCCGGGAATTCCCGCGCTGGGTGCACATGGCAGAGCCCATCTACTACTTCCGACACACGCACGCGCCTGTCAGCGACGGCACCGTCGAGGCCCGGGCCACCCTGACGTGGACCCTGAACCCTCAGATCGACAACGAGGCCCTGTTCAGCTGTGAGGTCAAGCACCCGGCGCTCTCCATGCCCATGCAGTCTGAGGTCACTCTTG TGGCTCCCAAGGGTCCGAAGATCACGATGACCCCGACGAGGGCGCGCGTGGGGGACACTGTGCGGATCCTGGTGCAGGGCTTCCAG aacGAGGTGTTCCCGGAGCCGCTGTTCACGTGGACACGCGTGGGCAGCCGGCTGCTGGACGGCAGCGCGGAGCACGACGggaaggagctggtgctggagcgGGTCCCGGCTGAGCTCAACGGCTCCATGTACCGCTGCACAGCCCAGAACCCGCTGGGTTCCACCGACACCCATACCCGCCTCATCGTCTTCG AAAACCCAAATATTCCCAGAGGACCAGAGGACTCCAACG gttCACTTCCCCGCCGCTGTGGCTTCAGATTCGTTTTGGCGCTCACCCTGACAGTGATCCTGGAGCTCACGTGA